In Sphingomonas sp. PAMC26645, one DNA window encodes the following:
- a CDS encoding HdeD family acid-resistance protein, which yields MTDPRGHFADTETTAAGTPRAGAGWGWILAYGVLSVVLGVMAFASPFSATYAATLVIGAFLIAAGIVSIVSGFAGKGHEGRGYAIGFGLVSLVIGLIMAFEPATGAISLTLLIAVWLGVRGALEIGLGARFQRGKGLMIALGVVNILLAVIVLATLPWSALTLPGYVLGISFLFGGVTSVASALAHKKGAPAFSVTA from the coding sequence ATGACCGATCCACGCGGGCACTTTGCCGATACTGAAACCACGGCTGCGGGTACGCCTCGTGCGGGTGCCGGCTGGGGGTGGATCCTGGCCTATGGCGTGTTGTCGGTGGTGCTGGGGGTGATGGCGTTCGCGTCACCGTTTTCCGCGACCTATGCCGCGACTTTGGTCATCGGGGCGTTCTTGATTGCGGCCGGGATCGTGTCGATCGTGTCGGGGTTTGCCGGCAAGGGGCATGAGGGGCGCGGCTATGCGATCGGGTTCGGGCTGGTGTCGCTGGTGATCGGGCTGATCATGGCGTTCGAGCCTGCGACGGGGGCCATATCGCTGACGTTGTTGATTGCGGTTTGGCTGGGTGTGCGTGGGGCGCTGGAGATCGGGCTCGGGGCGCGGTTTCAGCGTGGCAAGGGGCTGATGATCGCGCTGGGGGTGGTGAATATACTGCTGGCGGTGATCGTGTTGGCTACGCTGCCTTGGTCGGCGTTGACGTTGCCGGGGTATGTTTTGGGGATCAGCTTCTTGTTTGGTGGGGTGACCTCGGTTGCTTCGGCGTTGGCGCATAAGAAGGGGGCGCCGGCTTTCTCGGTGACCGCCTGA
- a CDS encoding glutathione peroxidase — translation MTAITDFTVKTADGTTASLEPYHGKVLLIVNTASKCGFTPQYDGLEALHRDYSDRGFEVLAFPCNQFGGQEPGDAAEIANFCTLTYDVTFPVFAKVDVNGSDADPLFERLKSDAPGVLGSKAIKWNFTKFLIGRDGEVVDRYAPTTKPEDIRKDIDKLL, via the coding sequence ATGACAGCGATCACCGACTTCACCGTAAAGACCGCCGACGGGACCACGGCTTCGCTCGAACCCTATCATGGCAAGGTGCTACTGATCGTAAACACTGCGTCGAAATGCGGCTTCACCCCCCAATATGACGGACTCGAAGCACTCCATCGCGATTATTCCGATCGGGGTTTCGAAGTGCTCGCGTTCCCCTGCAACCAGTTCGGCGGGCAGGAGCCGGGCGACGCAGCCGAGATCGCCAACTTTTGCACGCTGACCTACGACGTGACGTTCCCGGTCTTCGCGAAGGTAGACGTCAACGGCTCGGACGCGGACCCGCTGTTCGAGCGCTTGAAGTCGGATGCACCGGGCGTGCTCGGGTCGAAAGCGATCAAGTGGAACTTCACCAAGTTCCTCATCGGGCGCGATGGGGAGGTCGTGGATCGCTACGCCCCAACGACCAAGCCCGAGGACATCCGCAAGGATATCGATAAGCTGCTGTAG
- a CDS encoding GNAT family protein, producing the protein MSWGETPTLTGRHVTLRPLVADDMDALVAAASADNLWDTFYANVAMMKAPDRWLAAALREEDFGRARLFAVVAGGTVVGTTRFMRMNEANKRLEIGGTFYAKAVQRTGVNTEAKLMLLTHAFDVLDCECVQIRTDSLNKNSQRAIERLGARRDGVLRGHQVMADGRLRDTVVYSILRHEWPGVRQNLTYLLARHPA; encoded by the coding sequence GTGAGCTGGGGCGAGACGCCGACGCTCACCGGGCGTCACGTCACGCTCCGCCCGCTCGTCGCCGATGACATGGACGCGCTGGTCGCGGCGGCGTCGGCGGACAATTTGTGGGACACTTTCTACGCCAACGTCGCGATGATGAAGGCTCCGGATCGCTGGCTCGCCGCGGCGTTGCGCGAGGAAGACTTTGGGCGGGCGCGACTGTTTGCGGTGGTGGCTGGCGGGACCGTCGTCGGCACCACGCGGTTCATGCGGATGAACGAGGCGAACAAGCGGCTCGAGATCGGCGGCACCTTCTACGCGAAGGCGGTCCAGCGCACCGGCGTCAACACCGAAGCCAAGCTGATGTTGCTGACCCACGCGTTCGACGTCCTCGACTGCGAATGCGTCCAGATCCGGACCGACTCACTCAACAAGAACTCCCAGCGCGCGATCGAACGCCTCGGTGCCAGGCGCGACGGCGTGCTGCGCGGGCACCAGGTCATGGCGGACGGCCGCTTGCGCGACACCGTCGTCTACAGCATCCTCCGCCACGAATGGCCCGGCGTGCGTCAGAACCTGACGTATCTGCTTGCGCGACACCCCGCCTGA
- a CDS encoding ABC transporter ATP-binding protein, with amino-acid sequence MNEGLKIDRQIEKFDDYVLQTSGLTKSFTQGGATIDVLRGVDLAIAPGEIVALLGPSGSGKSTLLQAVGLLEGGFQGSIRIAGTEAAKLNAHERTVVRRDSLGFVYQFHHLLPDFNATENVVLPQLVHGATRAEADARAAELLTQLGLGHRLTHRPSQLSGGEQQRVAVARALANKPALVLADEPTGNLDEHTADIVFAEFIRLVREQGTAAVVATHNERLAARMDRVLRLHEGRLA; translated from the coding sequence ATGAATGAAGGCCTCAAAATCGATCGTCAGATCGAGAAGTTCGACGATTACGTCCTCCAGACCAGCGGGCTGACCAAGAGCTTCACGCAGGGCGGCGCGACGATCGACGTCCTGCGCGGTGTCGACCTCGCGATCGCACCGGGCGAGATCGTCGCGCTGCTCGGGCCATCGGGCTCGGGCAAGTCGACGCTGTTGCAAGCCGTCGGCCTGCTCGAGGGCGGCTTCCAGGGATCGATCAGGATCGCCGGCACCGAGGCGGCCAAGCTCAACGCGCATGAGCGGACGGTCGTACGCCGCGACAGCCTCGGCTTCGTCTACCAGTTCCATCACCTGCTGCCGGACTTCAATGCGACCGAGAACGTCGTCCTCCCACAGCTCGTCCACGGCGCGACGCGGGCCGAGGCGGACGCGCGAGCGGCGGAATTGTTGACCCAACTCGGCCTCGGCCACCGCCTGACGCACCGCCCGAGCCAGCTCTCCGGCGGCGAGCAGCAACGCGTCGCAGTCGCCCGCGCGCTCGCCAACAAGCCCGCGCTGGTGCTGGCGGACGAGCCGACCGGCAACCTCGACGAACACACCGCCGACATCGTCTTCGCCGAGTTCATCCGCTTGGTCCGCGAACAGGGCACTGCCGCCGTGGTCGCGACGCACAACGAGCGGCTCGCGGCCCGCATGGACCGCGTGCTGCGGCTGCACGAGGGACGGCTGGCGTGA
- a CDS encoding lipoprotein-releasing ABC transporter permease subunit yields MILSRYERMIARRYLLPGKGEAFIFLVASISLVAVMLGVAALVIVMSVMNGFRAELFDKIVGLNGHAVVQGVGNRLPDWREIVAQAQKTPGVTSALPLIEQPLAATYNGRAEAVLVRGMRVEDIRRNSTISNKVIMGSLQSITQGSGRIAIGSRLAESLGAQVGSEISLFSPQGQTTPFGTVPRIVSYTVGAIFEIGVYDYDKAYIIMPIEDAQTLLLMGDAAGMVELKTVDADRVGEILKPLADKIGGNAVIADWRTMNAQLFEALAVERVAMFTVLSIIILVAVFNILSSLIMLVRAKTRDIAILRTMGATRGSMMRIFIVVGTTIGALGTVAGLVLGFIFLFYRQGVVNFVQLLTGQNLWDPSIRYLTELPSKTDPVEIVVIALMALVFSFLATLYPAWKAASTDPVQVLRYE; encoded by the coding sequence ATGATCCTGTCCCGCTACGAACGGATGATAGCCCGCCGCTATCTGCTGCCGGGCAAGGGCGAGGCGTTCATCTTCCTCGTCGCCTCTATCAGTCTGGTCGCGGTCATGCTCGGCGTCGCCGCGCTGGTGATCGTGATGAGCGTCATGAACGGCTTCCGCGCCGAGTTGTTCGACAAGATCGTCGGGCTCAACGGGCATGCGGTGGTGCAGGGCGTCGGCAACCGGCTCCCCGACTGGCGCGAGATCGTCGCGCAGGCGCAGAAGACGCCGGGCGTCACCAGCGCGCTGCCACTGATCGAGCAGCCGCTCGCCGCCACCTATAACGGCCGTGCCGAGGCGGTGCTGGTGCGCGGCATGCGCGTCGAGGACATCCGCCGCAATTCGACGATCAGCAACAAGGTGATCATGGGCTCGCTCCAGTCGATTACGCAGGGCAGCGGCCGGATCGCGATCGGCTCACGCCTCGCCGAATCGCTCGGGGCGCAGGTCGGCTCGGAAATCTCGCTGTTCAGCCCGCAAGGCCAGACGACGCCGTTCGGCACCGTGCCGCGGATCGTCAGCTACACGGTCGGCGCGATCTTCGAGATCGGCGTCTATGATTACGACAAGGCGTACATCATCATGCCGATCGAGGACGCGCAGACGCTGCTCCTGATGGGCGACGCGGCCGGCATGGTCGAGCTGAAGACGGTCGATGCGGACCGCGTCGGCGAGATCCTCAAGCCGCTCGCCGACAAGATCGGTGGCAACGCGGTGATCGCCGACTGGCGGACGATGAACGCGCAGCTGTTCGAGGCACTGGCGGTCGAGCGCGTCGCGATGTTCACCGTGCTGTCGATCATCATCCTGGTCGCGGTGTTCAACATCCTCTCGTCGCTGATCATGCTGGTCCGCGCCAAGACCCGCGACATCGCGATCCTGCGAACGATGGGCGCGACGCGTGGCTCGATGATGCGGATCTTCATCGTCGTCGGCACCACCATCGGCGCGCTCGGGACGGTCGCGGGCCTCGTGCTCGGCTTCATCTTCCTGTTCTACCGACAGGGCGTCGTGAACTTCGTCCAGCTCCTCACCGGCCAGAACCTGTGGGATCCGTCGATCCGCTATCTGACCGAACTCCCATCGAAGACCGACCCCGTCGAGATCGTCGTGATCGCGCTGATGGCGCTCGTTTTCAGCTTCCTCGCGACGCTCTATCCGGCCTGGAAAGCGGCGAGTACCGACCCCGTGCAGGTGCTGCGTTATGAATGA
- the rsgA gene encoding ribosome small subunit-dependent GTPase A has protein sequence MISTDQALADLGWTAHFADQLAEDEQQYCHPVRVMAVHRGKIAVSGAKSDGFVSPYIAGAQPEDDHPTVGDWLLIDDRTQEATRVLRRMNLFKRRSPADPRKDQMIAANVDTVFIVASCNQDFSIARLERYLVLAREVGVPPVVVLTKADLTDTPEEFAAAARAIEPGLLVETVDGRDRADVKRLAAWCGPGKTVAFLGSSGVGKSTLVNALRGSDSIGTQAVRVKDGTGRHTTTVREMHRLDQGGWLLDLPGMRELQLSEAATGLAEVFDDIALLAQECRFADCSHGVEPGCAIQAAITAGTLAPDRFERWRKLNAEENGAASRLTKRRTR, from the coding sequence ATGATATCGACCGACCAGGCACTGGCAGACCTTGGCTGGACTGCGCATTTCGCGGACCAGCTTGCCGAAGACGAGCAGCAATATTGCCACCCTGTCCGCGTGATGGCGGTGCACCGCGGCAAGATCGCGGTGTCCGGCGCCAAATCGGACGGTTTCGTCTCGCCCTATATCGCAGGCGCGCAGCCCGAGGACGATCACCCGACGGTCGGCGACTGGCTGCTGATCGACGATCGCACGCAGGAGGCGACGCGGGTCCTTCGGCGCATGAACCTGTTCAAGCGACGCTCGCCGGCCGATCCGCGGAAGGATCAGATGATCGCGGCCAATGTCGACACCGTCTTCATCGTCGCATCGTGCAACCAGGATTTCAGCATCGCCCGGCTCGAGCGCTATCTCGTGCTGGCGCGCGAGGTGGGGGTGCCCCCGGTCGTCGTCCTCACCAAGGCTGACTTGACCGACACGCCCGAGGAGTTTGCCGCCGCCGCGCGCGCGATCGAGCCGGGATTGCTGGTCGAAACGGTGGACGGGCGCGACCGGGCCGACGTCAAGCGGTTGGCGGCGTGGTGTGGGCCCGGCAAGACCGTCGCGTTCCTCGGCTCGTCCGGCGTCGGCAAATCCACGCTCGTCAACGCTTTGCGGGGATCGGACAGCATCGGAACGCAGGCGGTGCGGGTCAAGGACGGTACCGGCCGTCACACGACGACGGTGCGCGAGATGCACCGGCTCGACCAGGGCGGCTGGCTGCTCGACCTGCCCGGTATGCGCGAACTGCAATTGTCGGAGGCCGCGACCGGGCTGGCCGAGGTGTTCGACGATATCGCGCTGCTCGCGCAGGAATGCCGCTTTGCCGATTGTTCGCACGGCGTCGAGCCGGGATGCGCGATCCAGGCGGCGATCACTGCGGGGACGCTGGCACCTGACCGCTTCGAACGCTGGCGCAAGCTCAACGCGGAGGAAAACGGCGCCGCGTCACGGCTGACGAAGCGCCGGACGCGGTAA
- the hspQ gene encoding heat shock protein HspQ — protein sequence MPRHDSIAHDITRPIVPAEVVAPPISHANFSIGDVVRHRLFDFRGVIFDVDPVFANSDEWYAAIPEDIRPRKDQPFYHLLAENMESSYVAYVSQQNLVPDDSDEPVDHPAIDGLFSDYADGRYALRQVHRH from the coding sequence ATGCCCCGACACGACAGTATCGCTCACGACATCACCCGCCCAATCGTGCCCGCCGAGGTGGTCGCACCGCCGATCTCGCACGCGAATTTCTCGATCGGCGACGTCGTGCGGCACCGGCTGTTCGATTTTCGCGGGGTGATATTCGATGTGGATCCCGTGTTCGCGAACAGCGACGAATGGTATGCGGCGATTCCCGAGGACATTCGTCCGCGCAAGGACCAGCCGTTCTACCACCTGCTCGCGGAGAACATGGAGTCGAGCTACGTCGCCTATGTGAGCCAGCAGAACCTGGTGCCGGACGACAGCGACGAACCGGTCGACCATCCGGCGATCGACGGGCTGTTCAGTGACTATGCGGATGGTCGGTACGCGCTGCGGCAGGTTCATCGGCACTAA
- the rplU gene encoding 50S ribosomal protein L21: protein MFAVVRTGGKQYRVAAGDKIVIEKIEGDAGASVTLGDVLLAGEGSELRSVEGFVVAAEIIAQAKADKVIVFKKRRRHNYRRKNGHRQQHTILKIVSVGGQTAKQTEADAPAAQA, encoded by the coding sequence ATGTTCGCAGTCGTGCGCACGGGCGGCAAGCAGTATCGCGTCGCCGCCGGAGATAAGATCGTCATCGAGAAGATCGAGGGCGATGCAGGTGCGTCGGTGACGCTGGGTGACGTTCTGCTGGCGGGCGAAGGCTCCGAGCTGCGGTCCGTCGAGGGCTTCGTCGTCGCTGCAGAGATCATCGCGCAGGCGAAGGCGGACAAGGTCATCGTCTTCAAGAAGCGTCGTCGTCATAACTATCGTCGTAAGAACGGCCATCGCCAGCAGCACACGATCCTGAAGATCGTGTCCGTGGGTGGCCAGACCGCCAAGCAGACCGAGGCTGATGCCCCGGCCGCTCAGGCATAA
- the rpmA gene encoding 50S ribosomal protein L27, which translates to MAHKKAGGSSRNGRDSAGRRLGVKKFGGQACVAGNILVRQRGTKFYPGTNVGIGTDHTLFALVDGRVVFSQGKLGRKFCSVELAANDTADMAAAAE; encoded by the coding sequence ATGGCACATAAGAAAGCAGGCGGCTCTTCGCGCAACGGTCGCGATTCGGCCGGTCGTCGCCTCGGCGTGAAGAAGTTCGGTGGCCAGGCGTGCGTCGCCGGCAACATTCTCGTGCGTCAGCGCGGGACGAAGTTCTATCCCGGCACGAACGTCGGCATCGGTACCGACCATACGCTGTTCGCGCTGGTCGATGGCCGCGTCGTGTTCAGCCAGGGCAAACTCGGGCGCAAGTTCTGCTCGGTCGAGCTGGCAGCGAACGACACTGCCGACATGGCAGCAGCCGCCGAATAA
- a CDS encoding GNAT family protein: MFARTKRLTLRPGWPEDAPALARAIGHESVVAKLARAPWPYALGDAEAFLAQPRGPHDPHFMIETMEAGAPRLVGGIGIRAADAGHELGYWLAPDAWGRGYATEAGEAVVAMARHALGLHRLDAFHFVDNPASGRVLAKLGFRPTGRVEPRNLHGRGGEAPAVMFELDLDDDRCAPMPLAA; encoded by the coding sequence GTGTTCGCGCGCACCAAGAGACTGACATTGCGGCCAGGTTGGCCGGAAGATGCGCCTGCATTGGCGCGGGCGATCGGCCATGAGTCGGTGGTCGCCAAGCTGGCGCGTGCGCCTTGGCCTTATGCGCTGGGCGATGCCGAGGCGTTCCTGGCGCAGCCACGTGGGCCGCACGACCCACATTTCATGATCGAGACGATGGAGGCGGGTGCGCCGCGACTCGTCGGCGGGATCGGTATCCGTGCGGCGGACGCGGGGCATGAACTCGGCTATTGGCTGGCGCCGGACGCGTGGGGCCGCGGCTATGCGACCGAGGCTGGCGAGGCAGTGGTGGCGATGGCCCGGCATGCGCTGGGCCTGCACCGGCTGGATGCTTTTCATTTCGTCGACAACCCGGCGTCGGGGCGCGTGCTGGCGAAGCTCGGGTTTCGGCCTACGGGGCGGGTCGAGCCGCGGAATTTGCATGGGCGTGGGGGTGAGGCTCCTGCGGTGATGTTCGAGCTGGATCTGGATGACGATCGATGTGCGCCGATGCCGTTGGCGGCGTGA
- a CDS encoding metal-dependent hydrolase, which yields MAKATTPADLTITPRDRRFGRGAAIRRWWLNDDAVATAFYNALSVTFPKGEGYFVDSVRKFREGTPPKLHAEINAFIKQEVIHTREHVAFNRHVTDQGYDVAPLIVDVDSALALTKGRPEIASLAATTALEHFTAMLAHELIANPKHLAGGDQQAAALWLWHAAEEIEHKGVAYDTWLHATRDWPRFTRWRLKSLVMLITTWRFFTGRARGMAELLRQDGLTGPKVWARMAWYAFGNPGMARKIAGVWASYFLPGFHPWKHDDRALIGLAESEYEAAVLPVAKRVVAVA from the coding sequence GTGGCGAAAGCAACCACGCCTGCCGATCTGACGATCACCCCGCGCGACCGCCGCTTCGGCCGCGGTGCCGCGATTCGCCGCTGGTGGCTGAACGACGATGCCGTCGCGACGGCGTTCTACAACGCGCTGTCGGTGACGTTTCCGAAGGGCGAGGGCTATTTCGTCGACAGCGTCCGGAAGTTTCGCGAGGGCACGCCGCCGAAACTCCACGCCGAAATCAACGCCTTCATCAAGCAGGAGGTGATCCACACGCGCGAGCACGTCGCGTTCAACCGCCACGTCACCGACCAAGGGTACGATGTCGCGCCGCTGATCGTGGATGTCGACTCGGCACTCGCGCTGACCAAGGGGCGCCCGGAGATCGCGAGCCTCGCCGCCACCACCGCACTCGAACATTTCACCGCGATGCTGGCGCACGAACTGATCGCCAACCCGAAGCATCTCGCGGGCGGTGATCAGCAGGCGGCGGCGCTCTGGCTGTGGCATGCCGCCGAGGAGATCGAGCACAAGGGTGTAGCGTACGATACGTGGCTGCATGCGACGCGCGACTGGCCACGCTTCACGCGCTGGCGGTTAAAGTCGCTGGTGATGCTGATCACGACGTGGCGCTTCTTCACCGGGCGCGCACGGGGGATGGCGGAACTGCTGCGGCAGGACGGGCTGACCGGGCCGAAGGTATGGGCGCGGATGGCGTGGTACGCGTTCGGCAACCCGGGGATGGCGCGGAAGATCGCCGGCGTCTGGGCCTCGTATTTCCTGCCGGGCTTCCACCCGTGGAAGCATGACGATCGCGCGCTGATTGGGCTGGCGGAGAGCGAGTATGAGGCGGCAGTGCTTCCGGTTGCGAAGCGGGTTGTGGCCGTGGCCTGA
- a CDS encoding TetR/AcrR family transcriptional regulator has product MTSTPRKRLSPTESREAAVEAARALLVESGPSAVTLKAVAGRVGRTHANLLHHFGSAEALHTALITRMAADIVGTIGAAVLRVRAGELDPREVVEMTFDAFGKGGAGALASWMILSGNTNALDPILTAIHDLVDELAEGDMPGDQPIQEQTLTLVLMALGDALMGAPMARALGLPVGKARELALDALLASKDAAAPARC; this is encoded by the coding sequence GTGACGTCAACACCGCGCAAGCGCCTCTCCCCCACCGAATCGCGTGAAGCCGCCGTCGAGGCCGCGCGGGCCCTGCTCGTGGAGAGCGGCCCCAGTGCCGTCACGCTGAAGGCCGTAGCAGGCCGCGTCGGGCGGACGCACGCCAACCTGCTCCACCATTTCGGCTCGGCCGAGGCGCTGCATACCGCGCTGATCACGCGAATGGCGGCGGATATCGTCGGCACTATAGGTGCAGCGGTGCTGCGCGTGCGGGCAGGCGAACTTGACCCGCGTGAGGTGGTGGAGATGACCTTCGACGCGTTCGGCAAGGGCGGCGCGGGTGCGCTGGCGAGCTGGATGATCCTGTCGGGCAATACCAACGCGCTCGACCCGATCCTGACCGCGATCCACGATCTCGTCGACGAACTGGCGGAGGGTGACATGCCCGGCGACCAACCGATCCAGGAACAGACGCTGACTCTGGTGCTGATGGCGCTCGGCGATGCGCTGATGGGGGCACCGATGGCGCGCGCGCTCGGCCTCCCGGTCGGCAAGGCACGCGAACTGGCGCTCGACGCGCTGCTCGCCAGCAAGGACGCCGCCGCCCCTGCCCGCTGCTGA
- the obgE gene encoding GTPase ObgE, giving the protein MHFLDQAKIYVRSGEGGPGAVSFRREKYIEYGGPDGGNGGKGGDIVFECIAGLNTLIDFRYTQHFRAPRGSGGSGSNRTGAGGKDLVIRVPLGTQVLSEDKEEVLIDFTEVGQREVLFRGGDGGRGNASYKTSTNRTPRQHGTGWPFGEAWVWLRLKLLADAGLVGLPNAGKSTFINQVTNAQAKVGEYAFTTTRPQLGVVRHKQREFVVADIPGLIQGAAEGAGIGDRFLGHIERCRVLLHLVDANDRDVAESYRIVRDELENYGEGLTDKKVIVALNKIDMLDPELIAALSAELAEASGAEVMAISGASGAGIEAVLDQLIEAIGPAAGAAKELEEGEVPVAWSPL; this is encoded by the coding sequence ATGCATTTTCTAGACCAAGCCAAGATCTACGTACGTTCGGGCGAGGGCGGCCCCGGTGCCGTCAGCTTCCGCCGCGAGAAATATATCGAATATGGCGGCCCCGATGGCGGCAATGGCGGCAAAGGCGGCGACATCGTGTTCGAATGCATCGCCGGCCTGAACACGCTGATCGACTTCCGCTACACCCAGCATTTCCGCGCGCCGCGTGGCTCGGGCGGGTCGGGTTCGAACCGCACCGGCGCGGGCGGCAAGGACCTCGTGATCCGCGTTCCGCTCGGCACGCAGGTGCTGTCGGAGGACAAGGAAGAGGTGCTGATCGACTTCACCGAAGTTGGCCAGCGCGAAGTGCTGTTCCGCGGCGGCGATGGCGGGCGCGGTAACGCGAGCTACAAGACCTCGACCAACCGCACCCCGCGCCAGCACGGCACCGGCTGGCCGTTCGGCGAAGCGTGGGTCTGGCTGCGGCTGAAGCTGCTCGCCGATGCGGGCCTCGTTGGGCTGCCGAATGCAGGCAAGTCGACCTTCATCAATCAGGTGACGAACGCGCAGGCCAAGGTCGGCGAATACGCCTTCACGACGACGCGGCCGCAACTGGGCGTGGTGCGCCACAAGCAGCGCGAGTTCGTGGTCGCGGATATTCCGGGGCTGATCCAGGGAGCGGCCGAAGGTGCCGGGATCGGCGACCGGTTCCTCGGGCATATCGAGCGGTGCCGGGTGCTGCTACATCTGGTCGATGCGAATGACCGTGACGTGGCCGAATCGTACCGGATCGTGCGCGACGAGCTGGAGAATTACGGCGAGGGGCTCACCGACAAGAAGGTGATCGTCGCGCTGAACAAGATCGACATGCTCGATCCCGAACTGATCGCGGCGTTGTCGGCGGAGCTGGCGGAAGCCAGCGGTGCCGAGGTTATGGCGATTTCGGGGGCGAGTGGTGCTGGTATCGAGGCGGTGCTGGACCAGCTGATCGAGGCGATCGGGCCGGCGGCGGGCGCGGCGAAGGAACTGGAAGAAGGCGAAGTGCCGGTCGCATGGTCGCCGCTGTAG
- the proB gene encoding glutamate 5-kinase, whose translation MFPPSSCPRLIVKIGSALLVDPDGSVRREWLTGLVADIAARTGEGQQVAIVSSGAIALGARRLGLSKGGRASLEDAQAAAATGQIALSQVWAELLAAQGLNAAQILVTLDDLEDRRRYLNAAATLNRLLSLKVVPVINENDSVATEEIRFGDNDRLAARVAQAAGAQGVILLSDVDGLYTANPHADPSATHIASVPRIDAVAGMADDGSGSGMGSGGMASKIAAARIATGAGIPLAIASGRIEHPLSTPARHTIFTAERTASARKAWLAGGLTAKGAIHVDAGAAAALGRGRSLLATGATRIDGGFARGDLVTIEGPAGTVARGLAEYDAADTARLLGRHSDDHAAILGYAPRSALVHRNHLALV comes from the coding sequence ATGTTTCCACCTTCGTCTTGCCCCCGGCTGATCGTAAAGATCGGGTCGGCGTTACTTGTCGACCCTGATGGGAGCGTTCGGCGGGAGTGGCTGACCGGTCTCGTCGCCGACATTGCCGCTCGGACTGGTGAAGGCCAGCAGGTCGCTATCGTGTCGTCCGGCGCGATTGCCTTGGGCGCACGCCGGCTTGGTCTTTCGAAGGGCGGCCGCGCAAGTCTTGAAGACGCGCAGGCCGCAGCCGCTACCGGCCAGATTGCGCTTAGCCAGGTCTGGGCCGAACTCCTCGCTGCCCAAGGGCTGAACGCCGCGCAGATTCTTGTCACGCTAGACGATCTCGAAGACCGGCGACGCTATCTCAACGCCGCCGCGACGCTCAATCGGCTGTTGTCGCTCAAGGTCGTGCCGGTCATCAACGAGAACGACAGCGTCGCGACCGAGGAAATTCGGTTCGGCGACAATGACCGCCTTGCTGCCCGCGTCGCGCAGGCCGCCGGCGCGCAGGGGGTGATCCTGCTGTCCGACGTCGACGGGCTCTACACCGCCAATCCGCATGCCGATCCATCCGCGACTCATATCGCCAGCGTGCCGCGGATCGATGCGGTTGCGGGGATGGCGGATGACGGGTCGGGCTCGGGGATGGGTTCGGGTGGGATGGCCTCGAAGATTGCTGCGGCGCGGATCGCGACGGGTGCGGGCATTCCGCTGGCGATCGCTTCGGGGCGGATCGAGCATCCGCTGTCCACCCCTGCCCGCCATACGATCTTTACGGCCGAGCGGACGGCGTCTGCGCGAAAGGCTTGGTTGGCGGGCGGGCTAACCGCGAAGGGGGCGATCCATGTCGATGCGGGAGCCGCGGCTGCGCTTGGACGGGGGCGGAGTTTGCTGGCGACTGGGGCCACTCGGATCGACGGGGGTTTCGCGCGCGGTGATTTGGTGACGATCGAGGGGCCTGCCGGGACTGTCGCACGGGGCCTTGCGGAATATGATGCGGCGGATACCGCACGCCTGCTTGGTCGGCATAGCGACGATCATGCCGCGATCCTTGGCTATGCGCCTCGGTCTGCGCTGGTGCACCGCAATCATTTGGCGCTCGTATGA